The Gemmata palustris genome includes a region encoding these proteins:
- a CDS encoding DEAD/DEAH box helicase yields the protein MREARLLTEAPWVRSLGRLDLIVTTEGWKFPAPPAEYTPPPRTATEPKVGRHSVNLPAPALPDNQESAKARIRPKPTADTVLFKDRLLYLLQPPLDGLFDGKQLEVPFEPYPYQLEGIAFLMPRHHALLADEMGLGKTAQAILTLRLLFHSGEIKQALVVCPKPLMHNWGRELKMWAPDVPFETFDGDPDQRRSTWLVSNCPLKLINYETLTRDCDLASDKRIYFDAVVLDEAQRIKNKDSKTAQVVRSLNRGRSWALTGTPIENHPDDLVNIFSFVDPDRIPSGTPPRRIPQYTSDSILRRTKDDVLTDMPPKMVRDLEVELTPAQRAAYSRAEDDGVVHLNELGATITVQHVFQLVMRLKQICNFDPLTGESAKLEQLLTDMEEVAESGRKAIIFSQWVEPLEVLAKALSRYNPLQYHGKIPQNQRTPILDRFKADPDAHVLLMSYGTGSVGLNLQFTNYVFLFDRWWNPAVEDQAINRAHRLGQKHPVTVTRFLSGGTIEQRIADILDAKRQVFNDLLSQAEKPASLGLNEDEIFGLFDIKARPKREKH from the coding sequence GTGCGCGAAGCGAGGTTGCTCACTGAGGCGCCGTGGGTACGGTCGCTCGGGCGGTTGGACCTGATCGTGACCACCGAGGGCTGGAAGTTCCCCGCACCGCCCGCGGAGTACACCCCGCCGCCTCGCACCGCGACCGAGCCGAAAGTCGGGCGCCATTCGGTGAATCTCCCGGCGCCCGCATTGCCCGACAACCAGGAGAGCGCGAAAGCACGCATCCGCCCCAAGCCCACGGCGGACACGGTGCTCTTCAAAGACCGCTTGCTCTACCTCCTTCAGCCGCCGCTCGACGGGCTGTTCGATGGGAAACAACTCGAAGTGCCGTTCGAGCCGTACCCGTACCAGCTCGAGGGTATCGCGTTCCTGATGCCCCGGCATCACGCGCTCCTCGCGGATGAAATGGGCCTCGGCAAAACGGCCCAGGCGATTCTCACGTTGCGCCTGCTGTTCCACTCGGGCGAAATCAAACAGGCCCTGGTGGTGTGCCCGAAGCCGCTCATGCACAACTGGGGGCGCGAACTGAAGATGTGGGCGCCGGACGTACCGTTCGAGACGTTTGATGGCGACCCGGACCAGCGCCGCAGTACGTGGCTCGTTTCCAACTGCCCGCTGAAGCTCATTAACTACGAAACACTTACACGCGATTGCGATCTCGCTTCGGACAAGCGCATCTACTTCGACGCAGTCGTGCTAGACGAGGCGCAGCGCATCAAGAACAAGGACTCGAAGACGGCCCAGGTGGTCCGCTCGCTGAACCGCGGACGGAGCTGGGCGCTCACGGGAACGCCGATCGAGAACCACCCCGACGACCTGGTGAACATCTTCAGCTTCGTCGATCCCGATCGTATTCCCTCGGGCACGCCGCCGCGCCGCATCCCGCAGTACACGTCCGATTCGATCCTGCGCCGCACGAAGGACGACGTGCTCACGGACATGCCGCCGAAAATGGTCCGAGACCTTGAGGTGGAACTCACCCCGGCTCAGCGCGCGGCATACTCGCGTGCCGAAGACGACGGCGTCGTTCACCTGAACGAACTCGGCGCCACCATCACCGTGCAGCACGTGTTCCAGCTCGTGATGCGCCTGAAGCAGATTTGCAATTTTGATCCGCTCACCGGCGAGAGTGCGAAACTGGAGCAACTGCTCACGGACATGGAGGAAGTGGCGGAGAGCGGGCGCAAGGCGATCATCTTTTCGCAGTGGGTCGAGCCGCTCGAAGTGCTGGCCAAGGCGCTGTCGCGGTACAACCCGCTGCAGTACCACGGGAAGATCCCGCAGAACCAGCGGACGCCAATCCTGGACCGCTTCAAGGCCGACCCGGACGCACACGTGCTCCTCATGAGCTACGGCACCGGGAGTGTGGGCCTGAACCTCCAGTTCACGAACTACGTGTTCCTGTTCGACCGCTGGTGGAACCCCGCGGTCGAGGACCAGGCGATCAACCGCGCGCACCGGCTCGGCCAAAAGCACCCCGTCACGGTCACGCGGTTCCTCAGCGGCGGCACCATTGAACAGCGCATCGCGGATATCCTCGACGCGAAGCGCCAGGTGTTTAACGACCTGCTCTCGCAAGCCGAAAAGCCGGCCTCGCTCGGCCTCAACGAGGACGAAATCTTCGGGCTCTTCGATATCAAGGCGCGCCCGAAACGCGAGAAACATTGA
- a CDS encoding TIGR03067 domain-containing protein: protein MKRFAGALTVLALALVGAASADEKAIKELEGTYKMTVAEKGGKAAPKELTDTATVTIKGDELTIAFGADDKKVAKIKVTADAKPATIDLSPTEGAEKGKTFPGIYKFEKGELTLAFTEKTDRPKEFKSDEDVILLKLKKSEK from the coding sequence ATGAAACGCTTCGCTGGCGCCCTCACGGTACTGGCTCTCGCGCTCGTCGGCGCGGCTTCCGCCGACGAGAAGGCCATCAAGGAACTGGAAGGAACGTACAAGATGACCGTCGCCGAGAAGGGCGGCAAAGCGGCCCCGAAGGAGCTGACCGACACGGCCACCGTGACGATCAAGGGCGACGAACTGACCATCGCCTTCGGCGCGGACGACAAGAAAGTGGCCAAGATCAAGGTCACCGCGGACGCCAAGCCCGCGACCATCGACCTCAGCCCCACCGAGGGCGCCGAGAAGGGCAAGACGTTCCCCGGGATCTACAAATTCGAGAAGGGCGAACTCACGCTGGCGTTCACCGAGAAGACGGACCGGCCGAAGGAGTTCAAGTCGGACGAAGACGTGATCCTGCTGAAACTCAAGAAGTCCGAGAAGTAA
- a CDS encoding phosphatidylinositol-specific phospholipase C/glycerophosphodiester phosphodiesterase family protein, with protein sequence MTLFYLATCAGLLAAPAGADEPPKKAVVPLARAHAHNDYEHKRPLFDALDCGFCSVEADIWLVKGELLVGHTPFQLKPERTLEKLYLDPLRARAKANDGKVYPKGPAFYLMIDIKTDAKETFTALAKVLENYADLLTVTRDGKTEVKAVTIVISGNRDAKAVAEQKTRFAALDGRPADLNGDTSAALVPWVSESWRVLFKWDGTGAMPDEERKKLRELVAKAHKQGRKVRFWATPEKIEVWKELLAADVDFLNTDNLADLEKFLRGTGK encoded by the coding sequence ATGACTCTATTCTACTTGGCGACCTGCGCCGGTCTGCTCGCTGCGCCGGCCGGGGCCGACGAGCCGCCTAAAAAGGCGGTTGTGCCGCTGGCTCGAGCGCACGCGCACAACGACTACGAGCACAAGCGGCCGCTGTTTGACGCTCTCGATTGCGGCTTTTGCAGCGTGGAAGCCGACATCTGGCTCGTGAAGGGGGAGTTGCTGGTCGGGCACACGCCGTTCCAACTCAAGCCGGAGCGCACGTTGGAAAAACTCTACCTCGATCCGCTCCGCGCGCGGGCGAAGGCCAACGACGGGAAGGTGTACCCCAAGGGACCGGCGTTCTACCTGATGATCGACATCAAGACGGACGCGAAAGAAACCTTCACCGCGCTCGCGAAGGTACTGGAGAACTACGCGGACCTGCTCACGGTCACGCGCGACGGCAAGACCGAGGTGAAGGCCGTGACGATTGTCATCAGCGGGAACCGCGACGCGAAAGCGGTCGCCGAGCAGAAAACGCGATTCGCCGCGCTCGACGGGCGCCCGGCCGACCTCAACGGCGACACTTCGGCCGCGCTCGTGCCGTGGGTCAGCGAGTCGTGGCGTGTGCTGTTCAAATGGGACGGCACCGGTGCGATGCCCGACGAGGAGCGCAAGAAGCTCCGCGAACTCGTCGCGAAGGCACACAAACAGGGGCGCAAGGTCCGGTTCTGGGCCACACCAGAGAAAATCGAAGTGTGGAAGGAACTGCTCGCCGCGGACGTGGACTTCCTGAACACCGATAACCTCGCGGACCTGGAGAAGTTCTTGAGGGGAACGGGGAAATAG
- a CDS encoding thioredoxin domain-containing protein — translation MSSARTPNRLAAETSLYLKQHANNPVDWYPWGPEALARAKELDRPIFLSIGYSACHWCHVMEHESFEDEATAAVMNSHFVCIKVDREERPDLDTIYMNALHMLTREGGGWPLSVFLAPDLKPFFAGTYYPPDDRYAAHGRPSFKQLLAGIHNAWLTQRDRVHEIGSSIVADLQRMGGLEASDATVSPELLFGALNALRRSYDPRYGGFGSQPKFPHALELKLLLRLSARFNDPVALDMVKHTLAMMARGGMYDQVGGGFARYSVDAKWLVPHFEKMLYDNSLLTSAYVEAFQKTRDPFFEQIVRETLDYTQREMTASTGAFFSTQDADSEGEEGKFYVWSMDGLRAVLGADDAEFACKVWGVTRQGNFEGHNILFRTLSDEDEAKSHGLSLADFQAKLKSVKEKLYEARSKRVWPGRDEKILTAWNGLMIAAFAQAGAALGEPSYLRSAARAADFILDNMRTPDGRLYRTAGVGQPPKLTGYLEDYAFLADALVALYESTFSVKYLRAAIELAEVMLKHFADKDGPGFFFTADDHEQLIARTKDLHDGSTPSGNAMAVTVLLRLAALTGRRDLAEPAERALRGYRETMAEHPAASGQMLVALDFFLGPVQQIAIVGPPQDAETGRALAAIYGRFIPHRVIAFHDPADGSPPAQLAPLFEGKEAANGTVTVFVCENFACRAPLLGAEAVAQWR, via the coding sequence ATGTCATCCGCGCGCACACCGAACCGTCTCGCCGCCGAGACGAGCCTCTACCTGAAGCAGCACGCCAATAACCCGGTTGACTGGTACCCCTGGGGACCGGAGGCACTGGCTCGCGCGAAGGAACTCGATCGCCCCATTTTTCTCTCGATCGGCTACTCGGCGTGCCACTGGTGCCACGTCATGGAGCACGAGAGCTTCGAGGACGAGGCTACCGCGGCGGTGATGAACTCACACTTCGTGTGCATTAAGGTCGACCGCGAGGAGCGCCCGGACCTCGACACGATCTACATGAACGCGCTCCACATGCTCACGCGCGAGGGCGGCGGTTGGCCGCTGTCCGTGTTCCTGGCGCCGGATCTCAAGCCGTTCTTCGCGGGCACGTACTACCCGCCGGACGATCGGTACGCGGCCCACGGGCGACCGAGCTTCAAGCAACTGCTCGCGGGGATTCACAACGCCTGGCTCACCCAGCGCGACCGCGTTCACGAGATCGGGAGCAGCATCGTTGCGGACCTGCAGCGAATGGGCGGGCTGGAAGCGAGCGACGCCACGGTGTCACCGGAATTGCTGTTCGGCGCGCTGAACGCGCTCCGCCGGAGTTACGATCCCAGGTACGGTGGCTTCGGCTCCCAGCCCAAGTTCCCGCACGCGCTGGAGCTTAAGCTACTCCTGCGCCTTTCCGCTCGGTTCAACGACCCCGTTGCACTGGACATGGTGAAACACACGCTCGCGATGATGGCCCGCGGCGGGATGTACGACCAGGTGGGCGGCGGGTTCGCGCGCTACAGCGTCGACGCGAAGTGGCTGGTACCGCACTTCGAGAAGATGCTCTACGACAACTCGCTGCTCACGAGCGCGTATGTGGAAGCGTTCCAGAAAACCCGCGACCCGTTCTTCGAGCAGATCGTGCGCGAAACGCTCGACTACACTCAGCGCGAGATGACCGCGAGTACCGGCGCGTTCTTCTCAACTCAAGACGCCGACAGTGAGGGCGAAGAGGGCAAGTTTTACGTCTGGAGCATGGACGGGCTGCGCGCGGTGCTCGGCGCTGATGACGCGGAGTTCGCGTGCAAGGTCTGGGGCGTAACGCGACAGGGTAACTTCGAGGGGCACAACATCCTGTTTCGCACGTTATCCGATGAGGACGAGGCGAAGTCGCACGGGCTGTCGCTCGCGGACTTCCAGGCGAAACTAAAGAGTGTGAAAGAGAAACTCTACGAAGCGCGATCGAAGCGCGTGTGGCCCGGTCGCGACGAGAAGATTTTGACCGCGTGGAACGGGCTGATGATCGCCGCGTTCGCCCAAGCGGGGGCCGCGCTCGGCGAGCCATCGTACCTTCGCAGCGCCGCACGCGCCGCGGATTTCATCCTGGACAACATGCGTACCCCCGACGGCCGGCTCTATCGCACCGCGGGGGTGGGCCAACCGCCGAAGCTGACTGGCTATCTCGAAGACTATGCGTTCCTTGCGGACGCGCTCGTCGCGCTCTACGAGTCCACGTTCAGCGTGAAGTACCTGCGGGCGGCAATCGAACTCGCTGAGGTGATGCTGAAGCACTTCGCGGACAAGGACGGGCCGGGGTTCTTCTTCACCGCGGACGACCACGAGCAGCTCATCGCGCGCACGAAGGACTTGCACGACGGCTCGACGCCGAGCGGCAACGCGATGGCCGTCACCGTTCTCCTGCGGCTCGCGGCGCTCACCGGCCGGCGCGACCTCGCGGAACCGGCCGAGCGCGCCCTGCGCGGGTACCGCGAGACGATGGCCGAGCACCCGGCCGCATCCGGGCAGATGCTCGTTGCGCTCGACTTTTTCCTGGGGCCGGTTCAGCAAATCGCGATCGTCGGCCCGCCACAGGACGCGGAGACGGGCCGGGCACTCGCCGCGATCTATGGCCGATTTATCCCGCACCGCGTGATCGCGTTCCACGACCCGGCGGACGGCTCCCCGCCCGCACAACTGGCCCCACTATTCGAGGGCAAGGAAGCCGCGAACGGCACGGTAACGGTGTTCGTGTGTGAGAATTTCGCCTGCCGAGCGCCGCTCCTGGGCGCCGAAGCGGTTGCCCAATGGCGCTGA
- a CDS encoding NADPH-dependent assimilatory sulfite reductase hemoprotein subunit has protein sequence MSDETAPKLSPVEGHKVEGRYLRGTLPEELADPAIDHLSDANKSLIKFHGSYEQEDRDARKNRGKAGVGKAYMFMIRLKLPGGKLTADQYLALDDIAGEFANGTLRLTTRQSIQFHGVLKGNLKATMAAINASLVTTLGGCGDVNRNVLSCPAPLPDPTRARMMADCVAVAEHLAPKAGKQSYHEIWLNGEPAQFPDDASVAEPIYGKTYLPRKFKVAFALPHDNCTDLLAQCLGFLAITENGNPVGYNLFAGGGQGQTNSKPDTYPLLAQPVGFIEPDEVRAASEGIIKLFRDHGNRTDRKRARLKYVMKDWGVEKFRDVFYRDYFTGARRATRDAEITGLDLHHGWQGMGGGKLFLGLSVENGRIKDDGAIRLRSGLRAIVAKYRPDVRITAQQDIMLCGLTMDDRAGVDSMLSEYGIPRPETLSQVQRWSMACPAVPTCPLAITESERALPGLVGQLAGVLTDLGLAEEQISVRMTGCPNGCARPYQSEVGIVGRGGTKYTLYIGGDSYGRRLNTEIQDGVPIDQIAPKLGKVFAAFASERTKGELFGDFCSRVGLPKLKELLGAPA, from the coding sequence ATGTCTGACGAAACTGCACCGAAACTGTCCCCGGTCGAAGGGCACAAGGTCGAGGGCCGCTACCTCCGCGGTACGCTCCCGGAAGAACTGGCCGATCCCGCGATCGACCACTTGAGCGACGCCAACAAGAGCCTCATCAAGTTCCACGGCAGCTACGAACAAGAGGACCGCGACGCCCGCAAGAACCGCGGTAAGGCCGGCGTGGGCAAGGCGTACATGTTCATGATTCGCCTCAAGCTCCCGGGCGGGAAGCTCACGGCGGACCAGTACCTCGCGCTGGACGACATCGCGGGAGAGTTCGCGAACGGCACGCTCCGGCTCACGACCCGGCAAAGCATTCAGTTCCACGGCGTGCTGAAGGGCAACCTCAAGGCGACGATGGCGGCGATCAACGCATCGCTCGTGACCACGCTCGGCGGGTGCGGCGACGTGAACCGCAACGTGCTGTCGTGCCCGGCGCCGCTCCCGGACCCGACCCGCGCGCGGATGATGGCCGACTGCGTCGCGGTCGCCGAGCACCTCGCGCCGAAGGCCGGGAAGCAGAGCTATCACGAAATCTGGCTGAACGGCGAGCCGGCGCAGTTCCCCGATGACGCCAGCGTCGCGGAGCCCATCTACGGCAAAACGTACCTGCCGCGGAAGTTCAAGGTGGCGTTCGCGCTGCCGCACGACAACTGCACGGATTTGCTCGCACAGTGCCTGGGGTTCCTCGCGATCACCGAGAACGGCAATCCGGTCGGCTACAACCTGTTCGCGGGCGGCGGGCAGGGCCAGACCAATAGTAAGCCGGACACGTACCCGCTGCTCGCGCAGCCGGTGGGGTTCATTGAACCTGATGAAGTGCGAGCGGCGTCCGAGGGCATCATCAAGCTGTTCCGCGACCACGGCAACCGCACCGACCGCAAGCGGGCGCGGCTCAAGTACGTGATGAAGGATTGGGGTGTGGAGAAGTTCCGCGACGTGTTCTACCGCGACTACTTCACCGGGGCACGACGCGCAACGCGCGACGCGGAGATCACCGGCCTGGACCTGCACCACGGCTGGCAGGGCATGGGCGGCGGGAAGCTCTTCCTGGGCCTGTCCGTGGAGAACGGCCGCATCAAGGACGATGGCGCGATCCGGCTGCGCTCGGGGCTCCGAGCTATTGTTGCGAAGTACCGCCCGGACGTGCGCATCACGGCGCAGCAAGACATCATGCTGTGCGGGCTGACGATGGACGATCGCGCCGGCGTCGATTCGATGCTGAGCGAGTACGGTATTCCGCGCCCCGAAACGCTCTCGCAAGTGCAGCGCTGGAGCATGGCGTGCCCCGCGGTGCCGACGTGCCCGCTGGCCATCACCGAGAGCGAGCGGGCGCTGCCGGGGCTGGTCGGTCAACTCGCGGGCGTGCTCACGGACCTCGGCTTGGCCGAGGAGCAGATCAGCGTGCGCATGACGGGGTGCCCGAACGGGTGCGCCCGGCCGTACCAGAGTGAGGTCGGGATCGTCGGGCGCGGCGGTACGAAGTACACGCTGTACATCGGCGGCGACAGCTACGGTCGGCGCCTGAACACCGAAATCCAGGACGGCGTGCCGATCGACCAGATCGCGCCGAAGCTGGGTAAGGTGTTCGCGGCGTTCGCCTCGGAGCGCACGAAGGGCGAGCTGTTCGGCGACTTCTGCTCGCGCGTGGGCCTGCCGAAGCTCAAGGAACTGCTCGGCGCGCCGGCGTAA
- a CDS encoding TIGR03067 domain-containing protein, whose amino-acid sequence MRPLVAVVVLALAGFATRAADEPKDAAKKLEGTYEVVDVLVGGKPDAKKDEVKVFEIKDGEIIIKMENRNEVAKFTLDPSKKPAHIDLTAKNDMKVEGIYEVKETDKGLELTIAFTRGGNGKGERPKDFKGQGEDDTVIKLLRKK is encoded by the coding sequence ATGCGCCCACTGGTAGCTGTTGTGGTTCTCGCGCTCGCCGGTTTCGCGACCCGGGCCGCGGACGAGCCGAAGGACGCGGCCAAAAAGCTCGAAGGCACCTACGAGGTGGTGGACGTCCTCGTCGGCGGGAAACCCGACGCGAAGAAGGACGAAGTGAAGGTGTTCGAGATCAAGGACGGCGAGATCATCATCAAAATGGAGAATCGCAACGAGGTCGCGAAGTTCACGCTCGATCCGTCCAAGAAACCGGCCCACATCGATCTCACGGCCAAGAACGACATGAAGGTCGAGGGGATTTACGAAGTGAAGGAAACGGACAAGGGGCTGGAACTCACCATCGCGTTCACGCGGGGCGGTAACGGCAAGGGCGAGCGCCCGAAGGACTTTAAGGGCCAGGGCGAAGACGACACGGTCATCAAACTGCTCCGCAAGAAGTGA
- the kbl gene encoding glycine C-acetyltransferase → MPADDINAFLRTQLDDLKTKGLYKAERRISSPQMSSITVNGAEVVNFCANNYLGLANHPEIVDAAQEGLKKWGYGLSSVRFICGTQDIHKRCEQQIARFFGKGDSILYISCFDSNGGLFEPLLTEQDAILSDELNHASIIDGVRLCKAQRFRYKHNDMADLKAKLEEAKNCRFKMIFTDSVFSMDGDLAKLPDICQLADQYKAAVGIDDCHATGHLGATGRGGAEELGVLDRIDVITGTLGKTLGGASGGFTATSAEIVDWLRNRSRPYLFSNSVPPALVAAGMKALELAENATELRTKLKANTARLRSALEAAGFTIKPGPTPILPVMLGDAAVATNMANELLKRGIYVIGFSYPVVPHGQARIRMQVSAAHTTEQIDRAIAAFTEVGKQLGVLK, encoded by the coding sequence ATGCCGGCCGACGACATCAATGCGTTCCTTCGCACACAACTCGACGATCTCAAAACGAAGGGACTGTACAAGGCCGAGCGCCGAATTTCCTCGCCGCAAATGTCGAGCATCACGGTGAACGGCGCGGAGGTCGTCAACTTCTGCGCGAACAACTATCTCGGCCTCGCGAACCATCCCGAAATCGTGGACGCGGCCCAGGAAGGGCTGAAGAAGTGGGGCTATGGCCTCTCCAGCGTGCGATTCATTTGCGGCACGCAGGACATCCACAAGCGCTGCGAACAGCAGATCGCCCGCTTCTTCGGCAAGGGCGACAGTATCCTCTACATTTCGTGCTTCGACTCCAACGGCGGGTTGTTCGAGCCGCTCCTCACGGAACAGGACGCGATTCTTTCCGACGAACTCAACCACGCCTCCATCATCGACGGCGTCCGACTCTGCAAGGCCCAGCGCTTTCGCTACAAGCACAACGACATGGCGGACCTGAAGGCGAAGCTGGAAGAAGCGAAGAATTGTCGCTTCAAGATGATCTTCACCGACAGCGTGTTCAGCATGGACGGCGACCTCGCCAAACTGCCCGACATCTGTCAACTCGCCGACCAGTACAAGGCCGCGGTGGGGATCGATGACTGCCACGCGACCGGGCACCTGGGCGCAACGGGGCGCGGGGGCGCGGAAGAGTTGGGCGTGCTGGACCGCATCGACGTCATTACGGGTACGCTCGGCAAAACGCTCGGCGGCGCGAGCGGCGGGTTCACTGCGACCAGCGCCGAAATCGTGGACTGGCTGCGGAACCGGTCGCGGCCGTACCTGTTCTCGAACAGCGTGCCGCCGGCACTGGTCGCGGCCGGGATGAAGGCGCTGGAACTGGCCGAAAACGCGACCGAGTTGCGCACGAAGCTCAAGGCAAACACAGCTCGCCTCCGCAGCGCCCTCGAAGCGGCCGGGTTCACGATCAAGCCCGGCCCGACCCCGATCCTTCCCGTGATGCTCGGCGACGCGGCCGTCGCAACGAACATGGCGAACGAGTTGCTGAAACGCGGTATTTACGTGATCGGCTTCAGCTATCCGGTGGTGCCGCACGGCCAGGCGCGCATTCGGATGCAAGTGTCCGCAGCGCACACGACGGAGCAAATCGACCGCGCGATCGCCGCGTTCACGGAAGTCGGCAAGCAACTCGGCGTGCTGAAATAA
- a CDS encoding DUF1559 domain-containing protein, with translation MYLSPLPRSRRGFTLIELLVVIAIIAILIGLLLPAVQKVREAASRMKCSNNLKQLGLAMHTYHDANGKFPRNYRQVGGNAWEATSAHVEVLPYVEQDNLYRLFEASRADWGTTYNTLMNTKLSVFLCPSSPAAPARGSNPAGWDGPGSNYGWSTGSSVETVWAGDRFNGMVSYQSDRKFGDVTDGLSNTLLASELLSGSNASGTAGKYPYDVFYTNNGVFDSVANKNFPTASELTAIGSLAQSSPSGMRSNNGTMWAWYSAGQSTLNTAATPNWQYPTAGADCCPGGAHDWGYGIVPPRSMHTGGVNGLLGDGSVRFLNNSIDLITFQRLGNRSDGQVLGNF, from the coding sequence ATGTATCTCTCCCCTCTCCCGCGCTCGCGGCGTGGATTCACGCTGATCGAGCTGTTGGTGGTGATCGCGATCATCGCCATTTTGATCGGGCTCCTCCTGCCCGCCGTTCAGAAGGTGCGCGAGGCCGCCTCGCGCATGAAGTGCAGCAACAATTTGAAGCAACTCGGCCTCGCGATGCACACGTACCACGACGCGAACGGGAAGTTCCCGCGGAACTACCGCCAGGTCGGGGGCAACGCGTGGGAAGCGACCAGCGCCCACGTCGAGGTGCTGCCCTACGTGGAGCAGGACAACCTGTACCGCCTGTTCGAGGCGAGCCGCGCGGACTGGGGCACCACGTACAACACGCTCATGAACACGAAGTTATCGGTGTTCCTGTGCCCGTCGTCGCCGGCGGCGCCGGCGCGCGGGAGCAACCCCGCGGGGTGGGACGGCCCGGGGTCCAACTACGGCTGGTCCACGGGTAGTTCGGTCGAGACGGTGTGGGCCGGCGACCGGTTCAACGGGATGGTGTCCTACCAGAGCGACCGGAAATTCGGGGACGTAACCGACGGGCTGTCGAACACCCTGCTGGCCTCGGAACTGCTGTCCGGATCGAACGCGAGTGGTACCGCCGGTAAGTACCCCTACGACGTGTTCTACACCAACAACGGCGTGTTCGATTCGGTCGCGAACAAGAACTTCCCCACAGCGTCCGAACTGACCGCCATCGGGAGCTTGGCGCAATCGTCCCCGAGCGGCATGCGGTCGAACAACGGCACCATGTGGGCGTGGTACTCCGCCGGCCAGTCCACACTCAACACGGCCGCCACACCGAACTGGCAGTACCCGACCGCGGGCGCGGACTGCTGCCCGGGCGGCGCGCACGACTGGGGTTACGGCATCGTTCCGCCCCGCAGCATGCACACCGGCGGGGTGAACGGGCTCCTCGGCGACGGCTCCGTTCGGTTCCTGAACAACAGCATCGACCTCATTACGTTCCAGCGCCTCGGCAACCGGTCCGACGGCCAAGTGCTGGGTAACTTCTAA
- a CDS encoding SMI1/KNR4 family protein: MAETEKPWESAFRRVRAIYSPEYRYPPRETVAELDAAEEKLSFKFPVSYRAFAQEFGLDGELHGGLPNVLPLTLRESETEDEWWRSVVSASHFFRTYEWRCDAESLTFLRRVVVFAIDSGYHYWVFDPLDVTNADFGEYRIYDVNRSMDATPIATSFGEWLLWIDEHYRFEREEEEDPKEPEFPPVFKPDSVHPNPMYYARHSLPPPKKAPEQSDIPLLLSFSNHTVRDLARSIRNEGRTEAFPILADALQEAGCTNADLLDSCRTGDPDIDGAWVLQVLLGKA, from the coding sequence GTGGCGGAGACCGAAAAACCGTGGGAATCGGCGTTTAGGCGAGTACGGGCGATTTATTCGCCCGAGTATCGGTATCCTCCGAGAGAGACGGTAGCTGAACTGGATGCTGCTGAAGAAAAGCTCAGTTTCAAGTTCCCCGTAAGCTACCGCGCTTTTGCGCAAGAGTTTGGCTTGGACGGTGAGCTTCACGGAGGACTGCCGAATGTGCTTCCGTTGACTCTGCGGGAGTCCGAGACAGAGGATGAATGGTGGCGTTCCGTCGTAAGCGCCAGTCATTTTTTTCGTACCTATGAGTGGAGGTGCGACGCTGAATCTCTCACTTTTCTTCGTCGCGTTGTGGTGTTTGCGATAGATTCTGGCTACCACTACTGGGTTTTTGACCCGCTTGATGTGACAAATGCGGATTTCGGAGAGTACCGCATCTACGACGTGAATCGATCGATGGACGCGACGCCCATCGCGACATCTTTCGGTGAGTGGTTACTTTGGATCGATGAACACTACCGATTCGAGCGGGAAGAAGAGGAAGATCCCAAAGAGCCGGAATTCCCACCTGTTTTCAAGCCCGATTCGGTTCACCCAAATCCGATGTACTACGCGAGGCATTCTCTGCCGCCACCTAAAAAAGCGCCAGAGCAATCTGACATTCCCCTGTTGCTCTCATTCAGCAATCACACGGTCCGTGACCTCGCGCGTTCGATCCGAAACGAGGGCCGCACGGAGGCGTTTCCCATTCTAGCCGATGCACTCCAAGAAGCGGGTTGCACGAACGCGGACCTGCTTGACTCGTGTCGCACGGGCGACCCCGACATTGATGGCGCCTGGGTGCTTCAGGTACTCTTGGGCAAAGCTTGA